The following proteins are encoded in a genomic region of Thermococcus henrietii:
- the trm14 gene encoding tRNA (guanine(6)-N2)-methyltransferase produces MRLILTTSRGIEDFARAEVERLLSDLGVPFRVEEKPLGVEGRVLAEVDKAFYTDEKERKRELSVSTYLNERSRLLHRVIVEIASERFEGITDEEPERALKRIEKFVASLPVERYVKVSESFAVRSFRKGEHKITSVDIAKTVGKAIFERLERFGTPRVNLDHPAVIFRAELIGDVFFLGIDTTGDSSLHKRPWRVYDHPAHLKASIANALVELAEPDGGSFIDPFCGSGTIPIELALRGYEGEIIGLEKFRKHLNGAKMNALSAGVLDRIEFILGDATRLSEHVESVDFAVSNLPYGLKIGRKSAIPKLYMDFFGELAKVLEKRGVFITTEKRAIERAIEESGFQIKHYRLIGHGGLMVHTYVIE; encoded by the coding sequence ATGAGACTAATCCTGACGACATCTCGGGGAATAGAGGACTTCGCGAGGGCCGAGGTTGAGAGGCTTCTCTCCGACCTTGGAGTTCCGTTTCGGGTGGAAGAGAAGCCCCTCGGCGTCGAGGGGAGGGTCCTGGCTGAGGTCGACAAAGCGTTTTACACCGACGAGAAGGAACGGAAGAGAGAGCTGAGCGTTTCGACTTACCTGAACGAACGTTCGAGGCTTCTCCACAGGGTTATAGTCGAGATAGCGAGCGAGCGCTTCGAGGGAATAACTGACGAGGAGCCGGAGAGGGCTTTGAAGAGGATTGAAAAATTTGTAGCTTCGCTTCCAGTGGAAAGGTATGTTAAGGTCAGCGAGAGCTTCGCGGTGAGGAGTTTCCGCAAAGGCGAGCACAAGATTACGAGCGTTGATATCGCGAAAACCGTTGGAAAGGCGATATTCGAGCGTTTGGAGCGCTTCGGAACGCCAAGGGTTAACCTCGACCACCCGGCGGTAATCTTCAGAGCAGAGCTGATCGGTGATGTTTTCTTCCTTGGGATTGATACGACAGGAGACAGCTCGCTCCACAAGAGGCCGTGGAGGGTTTACGACCACCCGGCTCACCTGAAGGCCAGCATAGCGAACGCGCTGGTTGAGCTGGCCGAACCGGACGGCGGGTCGTTCATAGACCCCTTCTGCGGGAGCGGTACGATCCCGATAGAGCTTGCTTTAAGGGGTTACGAAGGAGAGATAATCGGCCTCGAGAAGTTCAGGAAGCACCTGAACGGAGCTAAGATGAACGCCCTCTCCGCCGGAGTGCTGGATAGGATAGAGTTCATACTCGGCGATGCGACAAGGCTGAGCGAGCACGTTGAGAGCGTGGACTTTGCGGTAAGCAACCTTCCCTACGGCCTCAAAATCGGAAGAAAGAGCGCCATTCCGAAGCTCTACATGGACTTTTTCGGGGAGCTTGCAAAGGTTTTGGAGAAGAGGGGAGTCTTCATAACGACGGAGAAGAGGGCGATAGAGAGGGCAATAGAGGAGAGCGGCTTCCAAATCAAACACTACCGCCTCATAGGCCACGGCGGGCTGATGGTGCACACCTACGTGATTGAGTAA
- a CDS encoding ABC transporter ATP-binding protein, with protein MIEVRNVSKHYDFGNVTALKGINLTFEDGRFYVIAGASGSGKTTLLNILSGIDRPTEGEVIVDGVNVHSLKEKELRRYRLENFGIVFQFFYLVPYLTGLENVLLPMRYSKKVENPEERARELLKLVNAEHLADKLPEHMSGGEMQRIAIARALANRPRYLFADEPTANLDWENKLRVWELLRKVNREEGVTVIAATHEREFFEFADVLIVLRDGEVHEVKARPE; from the coding sequence GTGATTGAGGTTCGCAACGTTTCCAAGCACTACGACTTCGGAAACGTCACGGCTTTGAAGGGGATAAACCTCACCTTCGAGGACGGGAGGTTCTACGTCATAGCCGGCGCCTCCGGAAGCGGGAAGACGACTCTCTTAAACATTCTGAGCGGAATCGACAGACCGACCGAGGGCGAGGTCATCGTCGATGGGGTTAACGTTCACTCTCTCAAGGAGAAGGAGCTGAGGCGCTACCGCCTCGAGAACTTCGGGATAGTCTTCCAGTTCTTCTACCTCGTGCCCTACCTGACCGGCCTCGAGAACGTTCTCCTTCCAATGAGGTACTCGAAGAAGGTTGAAAACCCCGAGGAGAGGGCGCGGGAGCTTTTGAAACTCGTAAACGCGGAGCATCTGGCGGACAAACTGCCGGAGCACATGAGCGGCGGTGAGATGCAGAGGATAGCGATAGCGAGGGCTTTAGCGAACAGGCCCAGATACCTCTTCGCGGACGAGCCGACTGCAAACCTCGACTGGGAGAACAAGCTTCGAGTCTGGGAGCTTCTGAGGAAGGTGAACCGTGAGGAGGGAGTTACCGTCATAGCGGCAACCCACGAGAGGGAGTTTTTCGAGTTCGCCGACGTCCTGATAGTCCTCAGGGACGGTGAGGTTCATGAGGTTAAGGCTCGCCCTGAATAA
- a CDS encoding ABC transporter permease, whose product MRLRLALNKLKREKRRAVTVFVIFAFLSLGINFTLGGIGSFIGTINDFSHIGNVEFVVQGVSVENLTRFGEVVNYLYFDEGKVVLNGKTYNALIGYGRFEVPKVQSTPKGVYVLAFPEAKKGDKLEVNGKTYTVLGSYYYQMGEPIVLTMDKGENLYVFMRCNDTKALSEFLMAHAKVRYFMVYGNGHVPYEDELNNVKTFVMSFFYLMLGAVLLVKVLVTVAHIRGSIREVGVLKALGLPDSFAFTLFVGDYLIASLLGYTAGIVPGILLGSRSSLFSVSVPLRPNYTYPLKFDAVIILAIVLLVSLPYLYVSRIRTIEALRFVPKRSSLLKFLTVFFVVFLASGSAYFALAGIEKLANFSAPFNVWVMGSPEKIAKLPGEKAGYLPGQSVNEITTEVYFFNYTSIFEKTLLAGRWFQRPDEAVVEVGLARKLGLKVGDTIRVNLLGVERTYRVVGISDASFYNYRALFLPMQGFVEPKMDFMKVRDPEAVKERLEAQGLKVYTLEDLRRMTEQNLVLFKTPVYTVMLVTFLVSVFAVFTLIYLEIGGNEKVYATLKAIGIPDSHVEREFLRKTVPSAVIGSLLAIPPALKVGYYIGNILLPVNISLDDAFRVLPFLLALYVTYALLTVLIVRRVMGKLEVVKALRA is encoded by the coding sequence ATGAGGTTAAGGCTCGCCCTGAATAAACTTAAGCGCGAGAAAAGAAGGGCTGTGACTGTTTTCGTAATCTTCGCCTTCCTCAGCCTCGGGATAAACTTCACGCTCGGCGGAATCGGGAGCTTCATCGGGACGATAAACGACTTCTCTCACATCGGCAACGTCGAGTTCGTCGTTCAGGGCGTGAGCGTTGAGAACCTCACCAGGTTTGGCGAGGTCGTGAACTACCTCTACTTCGACGAGGGCAAAGTGGTCCTCAACGGGAAAACCTATAACGCTCTAATCGGCTACGGCAGGTTCGAGGTTCCTAAAGTCCAGAGCACGCCGAAGGGCGTTTACGTCCTGGCATTCCCCGAGGCGAAGAAGGGCGATAAGCTTGAGGTGAACGGGAAGACCTACACCGTCCTCGGCTCCTACTACTATCAGATGGGGGAGCCAATAGTCCTTACGATGGATAAAGGCGAGAACCTCTACGTTTTCATGCGTTGCAACGACACTAAGGCCCTCTCGGAGTTCCTGATGGCGCACGCTAAAGTTCGCTACTTCATGGTTTACGGGAACGGCCACGTTCCCTACGAGGACGAGCTTAACAACGTCAAGACCTTCGTCATGAGCTTCTTCTACCTAATGCTCGGCGCGGTGCTTCTCGTCAAGGTTCTCGTGACGGTCGCCCACATCAGGGGGAGCATCAGGGAGGTCGGCGTTCTCAAGGCCCTCGGTCTCCCGGACTCGTTCGCATTCACCCTCTTCGTTGGGGACTACCTCATCGCTTCTCTCCTAGGCTACACCGCAGGAATCGTCCCCGGAATCCTGCTCGGGAGTAGGTCGAGCCTCTTCAGCGTCTCGGTCCCACTGAGACCGAACTACACTTACCCGCTCAAGTTCGACGCGGTGATAATACTGGCGATAGTCCTTTTGGTTTCCCTTCCCTACCTCTACGTCTCGAGAATCCGGACGATTGAGGCCCTGCGCTTCGTCCCGAAGAGGAGCTCCCTCCTTAAGTTCCTCACGGTCTTCTTCGTCGTCTTCCTTGCGTCGGGCTCGGCCTACTTCGCTCTGGCCGGCATAGAGAAGCTCGCCAACTTCAGCGCGCCCTTCAACGTCTGGGTCATGGGAAGTCCTGAGAAAATAGCGAAGCTCCCCGGCGAGAAGGCAGGCTATCTGCCCGGTCAGAGCGTCAACGAAATAACCACTGAAGTTTATTTCTTCAACTACACGAGTATCTTCGAGAAGACGCTTTTGGCCGGCAGGTGGTTCCAAAGGCCCGACGAAGCGGTGGTTGAGGTGGGTCTCGCGAGAAAGCTCGGCCTGAAGGTCGGCGACACGATACGGGTGAACCTGCTCGGCGTCGAGAGGACCTACCGCGTTGTCGGGATAAGCGACGCCTCCTTCTACAACTACCGCGCCCTCTTCCTGCCGATGCAGGGCTTTGTTGAGCCCAAGATGGACTTCATGAAGGTGAGAGACCCTGAGGCGGTCAAGGAAAGGCTCGAGGCCCAGGGCCTGAAGGTCTACACGCTCGAAGACCTGAGGAGAATGACAGAGCAAAACCTCGTCCTCTTCAAAACGCCGGTTTACACGGTCATGCTCGTTACGTTCCTCGTCAGTGTCTTCGCGGTATTCACCCTGATTTACCTGGAAATCGGGGGCAACGAGAAGGTCTACGCAACCCTCAAGGCCATCGGAATACCCGACAGCCATGTTGAAAGGGAGTTCCTGCGGAAAACCGTTCCCTCAGCAGTCATCGGCTCGCTCCTAGCGATTCCGCCGGCGCTCAAGGTCGGCTACTACATCGGCAACATCCTTTTGCCCGTAAACATTTCGCTCGACGATGCGTTTAGAGTTCTCCCCTTCTTGCTGGCCCTCTATGTTACCTACGCCCTGCTGACGGTTCTGATTGTCAGGAGGGTGATGGGAAAGCTGGAGGTGGTCAAAGCGCTGAGGGCTTAG
- a CDS encoding GTPase, with protein MKQRKAWKVVREVIDEADVIVEVVDARDPIGTRNRKLERLVQEAGKPLLIVMNKADLVPKEWAEEYKRKSEIPVVFISARERKGTGILRRELKKLAKPLLDEKEKVKVALIGYPNVGKSTIINTLKGKRAVGTAPIPGYTKGKQLIRLSKKLWLLDSPGVVPIDDFDELVIKGGFPADKIEEPVRPALKLISRILETRREAITEKFGIEAESEEEILRQIGEKRGLIKAGGEVDLEETARWLLREWQTGRFTLFASEEEKSRDFVWDFKDVLDGVERELLLDPRRILWRYGDELREKLDNQKRAGIREIEGVTVGIATGFKKCDSALKFLEELTGKSAIASECFGKKWKGVVAILD; from the coding sequence ATGAAGCAGAGGAAAGCTTGGAAGGTCGTTAGGGAAGTCATAGACGAGGCCGACGTGATAGTCGAGGTAGTCGATGCAAGGGACCCCATAGGAACGCGCAACAGAAAGCTCGAGAGATTAGTTCAGGAAGCTGGTAAACCTCTCCTCATAGTGATGAACAAGGCCGATTTGGTGCCGAAGGAGTGGGCCGAGGAGTACAAGCGGAAGAGCGAGATACCGGTGGTCTTCATATCCGCGAGAGAGAGGAAGGGGACCGGAATACTGAGGAGGGAACTCAAAAAGCTCGCGAAGCCCCTCCTTGACGAGAAGGAGAAAGTTAAGGTTGCCCTCATAGGCTACCCTAACGTCGGTAAGAGCACGATAATCAACACCCTGAAGGGAAAAAGGGCCGTCGGAACCGCCCCGATACCGGGCTACACCAAGGGAAAGCAACTGATAAGGCTCAGCAAGAAGCTCTGGCTCCTCGACAGCCCTGGAGTTGTTCCGATAGACGACTTCGACGAGCTGGTCATTAAAGGAGGATTCCCGGCGGACAAGATTGAAGAACCAGTCAGGCCGGCCTTAAAGCTAATCTCCAGAATCCTTGAGACGAGGAGGGAAGCCATAACTGAGAAGTTCGGCATCGAAGCCGAAAGCGAGGAGGAAATCCTCAGGCAGATAGGGGAAAAGCGGGGCCTCATAAAGGCCGGCGGAGAGGTTGATTTGGAAGAAACGGCGAGGTGGCTCCTCCGTGAGTGGCAGACGGGAAGGTTTACGCTGTTCGCGAGCGAGGAAGAGAAGAGCCGAGACTTCGTCTGGGACTTCAAAGATGTCCTCGACGGCGTTGAGAGGGAACTCCTCCTCGACCCGAGGAGAATCCTCTGGCGCTATGGGGATGAGCTGAGGGAAAAGCTCGACAACCAGAAGAGGGCCGGAATTAGGGAAATCGAGGGGGTAACGGTGGGCATAGCAACGGGCTTCAAGAAGTGCGACTCGGCTTTGAAGTTCCTCGAAGAATTAACGGGAAAGAGCGCCATCGCGAGCGAGTGCTTCGGGAAGAAGTGGAAAGGCGTGGTGGCGATTCTCGACTAA
- a CDS encoding TIGR04076 family protein, protein MERLEIVVKEIKGRCPVFNVGDRIVVEGPMVKLDETDAICTHAFASLLPYIVALRKGIKPSELGLGRGEKAYVQCLDPGPPYTDGGTVIFEITVVRDEAEESLEGR, encoded by the coding sequence GTGGAACGGTTGGAAATAGTTGTCAAGGAGATTAAGGGAAGGTGCCCTGTATTCAACGTTGGCGATAGAATCGTTGTAGAAGGCCCAATGGTAAAACTGGACGAAACTGACGCCATATGTACCCACGCCTTCGCCTCACTGCTTCCCTACATAGTGGCCCTGCGAAAGGGTATTAAACCGAGCGAGCTAGGCCTCGGAAGGGGAGAGAAAGCCTACGTCCAGTGCCTCGACCCGGGACCACCCTACACGGACGGTGGAACTGTAATCTTCGAGATAACGGTGGTTAGAGATGAAGCAGAGGAAAGCTTGGAAGGTCGTTAG
- a CDS encoding DUF515 domain-containing protein: MAEDIEAKIRRLRELGKVTAEPETPPVKPPTASPKKPPRRPRSISSIRERERRKRILIGASILIIVILIISIGAYSYLQSRSANELKNLRSKKIGEVNYYFSHYNFSNKECAQKAFQVRSLVLSKIESAKTVDQLRSIDVKIYFDKAVQVYKACVEEQQKVAYETQLNQTKQQKIQSIEIAFQPLLSMPLPDSIRAKVISAMKTLEQQVKSAKTIEEVNSISPDSYLLSLWRDYYFWKIDNIPTNDVILEKNGVKQLVSKSEAKSILSAVTSYTELLQYKVYKVQYVEIALVLPRDRIAGGFIKPGDVVMFFAKNGTKGQYKEIVNQGYVELVLLPTNVGQISVSESQSQSSSTSSSTSTTYNENQASTYNPGDTQFSNGTSVTDTYSNSESASQSSSASYSYNVNLAEILKAIAAGKIQASEQVKEELQNYGWKVITLEQTSDMLVLPPNTEFLIIVKVPSIFVPDILQNQQYLYVARVTT, translated from the coding sequence GTGGCAGAGGATATTGAGGCGAAAATTCGTCGTTTGAGGGAGCTCGGGAAGGTAACGGCAGAACCCGAGACTCCCCCCGTTAAACCGCCGACGGCTTCACCAAAGAAGCCACCTCGTAGACCCCGCTCAATCAGTAGTATTCGCGAGAGGGAGAGACGCAAGAGGATTTTAATCGGAGCATCGATTTTAATCATCGTAATCCTGATAATCTCCATAGGTGCCTATTCGTACCTCCAGAGCAGAAGTGCCAACGAACTCAAAAACCTGCGCTCGAAGAAGATTGGTGAGGTGAACTACTACTTCTCGCATTACAACTTCTCAAACAAGGAATGTGCCCAGAAGGCTTTTCAGGTCAGAAGCCTCGTCCTCAGCAAGATTGAGTCTGCCAAAACCGTGGACCAGTTGCGCTCTATAGATGTAAAAATATATTTTGATAAGGCGGTTCAGGTGTACAAGGCATGTGTCGAGGAGCAGCAGAAGGTCGCGTATGAGACACAACTGAACCAGACTAAACAGCAGAAGATTCAGTCAATAGAGATTGCGTTCCAGCCACTCCTGTCAATGCCTCTTCCGGACAGTATCAGGGCAAAGGTCATATCTGCTATGAAGACACTTGAGCAGCAAGTTAAAAGCGCCAAGACAATCGAGGAAGTCAATTCGATAAGCCCTGACTCGTACCTCCTCTCTCTCTGGAGGGACTACTACTTCTGGAAGATTGACAACATTCCGACCAACGACGTCATCCTCGAGAAGAACGGGGTCAAGCAACTCGTCTCCAAGTCTGAGGCGAAGTCAATTCTAAGCGCCGTTACCAGCTACACCGAGTTGCTCCAGTACAAAGTTTACAAGGTCCAGTACGTTGAGATTGCACTCGTTCTGCCCAGGGATAGGATTGCCGGCGGTTTCATTAAGCCCGGGGACGTTGTCATGTTCTTCGCCAAGAACGGTACAAAGGGCCAGTACAAAGAGATAGTTAACCAGGGTTACGTTGAGCTCGTTCTGTTACCAACGAACGTCGGCCAGATTTCGGTCAGTGAGTCGCAGAGCCAGAGCAGTTCAACGAGCTCGTCAACCTCAACGACTTACAACGAGAACCAGGCTTCCACGTACAATCCGGGAGATACTCAGTTCTCGAACGGAACCTCTGTCACCGACACGTACTCCAACTCAGAGAGTGCCAGCCAGAGTTCCTCTGCCAGCTACTCGTACAACGTCAACCTCGCCGAAATACTGAAGGCCATAGCGGCTGGGAAGATACAGGCGAGTGAACAAGTTAAGGAGGAGCTTCAGAACTACGGGTGGAAGGTCATAACCCTCGAGCAGACATCTGACATGCTCGTGCTACCACCGAACACGGAGTTCCTTATAATCGTCAAGGTTCCCTCAATATTCGTGCCCGACATACTCCAAAACCAGCAGTACCTGTACGTAGCGAGAGTAACCACGTGA